The following proteins are encoded in a genomic region of Ornithodoros turicata isolate Travis chromosome 6, ASM3712646v1, whole genome shotgun sequence:
- the LOC135396439 gene encoding transcription factor ces-2-like yields MAQRMTQRTQRVRRNEVAREGKESLPVNSSRNAASATAQDMGPVHLLDPHHVVWQSDVEQKCCASENSEDLLERPSSAIDMSLTSRMPPLILPVPKKSVQPIPPECKDDAYWERRKRNNESAKRSRELRRIKEQQTTLRVLYLEQENLQLRTELSMLRSEVDKLRQLLFASKHS; encoded by the exons ATGGCGCAGAGGATGACGCAACGCACGCAACGCGTTCGCCGAAATGAAGTAGCAAGAGAGGGAAAAGAATCCCTACCCGTCAACAGTTCGCGTAACGCCGCGTCTGCGACAGCACAAGATATGGGTCCCGTCCACCTGCTTGACCCTCATCACGTCGTCTGGCAAAGCGACGTCGAGCAGAAATGCTGCGCAA GTGAGAACAGTGAAGATTTGTTGGAGCGACCAAGTTCTGCAATCGACATGTCCTTGACGTCACGTATGCCCCCACTCATCCTCCCAGTACCCAAGAAGTCTGTACAACCAATCCCTCCAGAGTGTAAAGACGATGCATACTGGGAGCGACGCAAGAGAAACAATGAGTCTGCCAAGCGGTCCCGGGAGCTGAGGCGCATTAAagagcagcagacgacgctacGGGTTTTGTACTTGGAGCAAGAGAACCTGCAGCTCCGCACTGAACTTTCCATGCTGCGTTCGGAGGTGGATAAACTACGGCAGCTTCTATTTGCCAGCAAACACAGCTGA